The Aspergillus luchuensis IFO 4308 DNA, chromosome 4, nearly complete sequence DNA window TGTTGATTGGGTTGAGAGGATCCGGAGCCGATTACTACGGAGGCCCGGGGTTGCGGGcggtgaagaaggcggcgTGGAGCCATATCGAAGATCTATCTAGACTGTCTAGATGGGTCTCTTGTTTTACTCTGTAGTAAATAATGATGACATTCTTGTTTCTTCCAAGTTCATCCAGATAAGAGTAATATGACAGAATGATCCCAGCTCATCCAATAACTGTGGTGAAAACGCCCATGGTAAAAGCACGATGGAGACCGACGTGTCGCTGACTCCACATCTCCCTCAGGTATCGCTCTGCAGCACGATTAAACTCTCTTCCTCGGGCATCAATGAGTGCAGGCTTGACGCTCCAACTTCTGACTCGTCGCTTGCAGTCACAATCCTGGCAGCCTAGGTCGGGCACATTCTTCCAGGCTTTCCAGTAGTTGTCGAGCGGGTCTGAGAAATGGCACTTCCTAACACCGCAATCAGTAGCTTTCACATCAAGATCGCAGCAGTCGTTCTGAGGACTCAAGAACAGCTTCGCCAGTGACCGTGGCGGTTGTTTCAGGAGAAACCAGGATATGACGCTATATTCGTTCTTGGCGTCGCGATGCCAGTCCTTGGGGCCGTGGCGGAGAAGCATGCGCTCCATTAGCTCGCGCAACATTCGCAGAGACGCGTGAAAATCGATCTCGGTCTGTTCGTCAAGCCATCCTCGGAACTCTAGTCGCCTGCGGCCAATATCGGCCTCCACATATCCCCACTTTAGGACCGTATAGACGTGGTTGGTGTACTCTTCAAATGACATCAACTGTTTCCTGTGCTGGGGAAGCTCATCATACTCGTCCAACATCTTGCCGAGCACGAAGAGACGTCCACTGACAACAGGGGCCAGTGGCTTCCTGCTGGGCTTCAGCCTTTCGGTGTCACGCGCAATGTCGGCCATGTGAAAGAGAACGTGTAACCCTCGTTCTAACCGGTTGGCAAGGCGTAACTCCGCTTCAAAGTTCATCTCTGGATTCCCGTCATCGCAGAAAGGTCCCCACACTGACGGTACAATATGTCGCGATAAGTCCTTGGCGATGTTGTGACGCTGGAAGAACCTTACGAGGGAGTGCACAGTTAGTGGACTCTGCTCTCCCGTCCACGGGTTAAGGGTAAGAATGGGATCGAATTCCATTGCATGGAAGCGCATGAACCAGCCACAGATATGCGGCTCCAGTATCTTGATGGTCTCGTATGTGGCGCGGTTCAACCGGCAGAGCGTCAAGATGGTGTTCACCTCgccattgatgatgatctgaAAGAGCACATCGGCGACGAAGCCGAATGGAAGGGCTTCCCGCCTCGGAGATGAGGTCAACATCTGCTTGAGGAGGCGGATCAGTATAGGACGTCTCTTGCGCatttgtggaggaggaggagcttggcTGTGTATCGTCTTGTTCCGGAAGATCATCCCGACTTACCGTTGGGGCGGCACTTGGAATGTACCCTTTTGAGTGGTACAGGATCTAGAGGGCCCGGCGTGACATCGCCTTCTTTAATAACGGGGCCCGAGGGATtcgctgtttctttttcttggcaGTAAGGGGAAATATTGCCGTTTGGCTGATATCAAGCGTAGACGGTGTGACGCGTTGGCAGATTATCAGTTGGGCGCTTGGCTGCAGTGGTGCATACCGGAGGGCTGAGTACGCAGGATGCAGAATGCAGCAACCGAATGACAGTAAGCTGACTGGTCAcctttcttatataatacgTGGTACCATTTCTGGGGTGGACTGGGCTTGAAAGATGATGACAAGTCTTGACCACGTTTCAGGGTATCAGGCGATTTAGAGACTACGGGTGGAAGGGGATTGgaggagacagacagagaggcagaaagagagagagagtagagACAGAGAAATGGGGTTGCCAGCACCAGCCCGACTTTGCTGTTTGCCTTGACACAAATACTGGATTCTCAAAAGGGTCCAAAGTCACACGTAGCACGATGAACAGGACGAACTAGTGTCTTTGCTGAGTGTCGCAGGAGACACATGGAGGGTCGATGTATGGTCAAGCATGCGATCAGCGGCTTTCCAGGACTCACTAGCCCTGATAGTTTCAATAGTGCCCTTTTGAGTGGTCGTCAGGGGTTCAACAGGGAGGGAGGACAGGAAGACACGCTAACGAGATAGTATTGCTGTCAGAATTGCAGGGACCAATAGATAggtgagaaagaagagaaaggagataGAGGAGGGTCAGGAAGTTCAATAaacgttggtggtgatgattgatgagTCGAGTTTGGATCCATCCGCTCTTTctgccctccttctccatctccgcatcTCCCGACCCGGAGACTCCGTCCACCTTTAATGATGGAATAATGTTTGTTGACTGGCTGCTTTCATCGGTGGGTCCGACCACGGCTAAACCACATCCGCCTTTGCTCTATCGATCGCCCCTCGAAAAATTTCGGGGTCGTGTATATCGATAGCAAATCACCccaccatctctctctctccgtctctctttcctccccatTACTTTTCCTTGTTTGTTCTGTCTGTCTTtccatcccctccttcccgcATTGTCCTTTTCGCCCATTGGACTCTCCGTCAGACATCTTCACAATCCCTGAATCCGGTTCGGATGTCATCCTGCATATCCATCCCAGTCTAGCCCGATTTCGCTGCAATCGCACCTGACGCATGATTCCGTCGCAACCCCTCCCACTCGCCGAAGAGTGGACGGATCCGGATGCCTACGTCGAGGCCCTCCTATCCTTCGCCAATTCTTCCGCCATCTTCAGGCATCTTTGCGGCGGTGTACACATCCTCGATTTCCTGACCCGAGAACCTGACCTGTATACCTCGCTATTGCCGGAACACTGGAGGACCTTTTTCGACCAGCATGATATTCAAGACATTCTGGACTTGCTTCTGCGGGATGACATCCGACCTCTGTTAGACCAGAGTCGGGAGGCTGCTGCGCGTGGCGGCGAGTCAACTGCACAGTGGCGCGGGGCGCCTCTGCCTCCCTTGGACCTATTGGAGTATATCCATCAGATCCGTCGACTGAGTCTGGGGCGGGATTTCACCCCCGCGCAGCCCGGAACGCCGACGATCCCGAGGAAGATCGCGGTTGGCATGAATGTCAAGAAGTATCACGAGGTCGCGCACTTTTCGAAATACGTCGATTCCCTCTGTGCTACGGTGGATGAACAACGGGGCGATCCGATCACACACATTGTCGATTTCGGTTCGGGCCAGAGCTACCTCGGACGGACGCTTGCGTGTGCTCCCTACAACAGACACATCGTTGCCATTGAGCGGAAGCATCAATTCATCAGCGGCGCGAAGGGGATGGATATCCATGCGAagctgcaggagaagaaacgCGTCAACATGTACAATAAGAAACTGGTCAACTGCAAGACTTGTGCAGAACCGGATGCGCCTGCAGAGACCGATGCCGATCGTCAAGAGTCCGCCAATGTGAAGGCGGATGCTACAGAGGGCCCAAGCGATGCGgcaggtggtgaagaggataTGGCCATGATCAACGTCTTCCGTGATATCAGTCTCGCACCTGGCGAGATTGGGTTCGCTCCTTACCGCAATGTCCCGAAAACTGCcaccgaagaggaagtcgatCCGGAGAAACCTCGAGGTAAAATGGACTACATCGAGCATGAGATCAAGGACGGTTACCTCGAGCCCATTATTAAAGACGTCATCGAGACTGAGCCTGTCGAAGGGGAGACTGAAGCTCAAGGCGGATCAAAGGATGCTAATGTCATGGTCATCTCTTTACATTCTTGTGGCAACCTTCTCCATCACGGAGTACGGTCTCTGACCCTGAATCCCTCCGTTAAAGCCATTGCTATGATCGGATGTTGCTACAATCTGGTCACTGAGAGACTGGGTCCTGCTACCTACAAGCTTCCCATTCTCCGGTCGATGCATCCCCGTCTGACCAAGGATGCCGTTGCATACGACCCTCATGGCTTCCCGATGTCGAAACGCTTCGAGGTTTACGAACATGAGAGTGGAACGGGCATGAAGCTCAACATCACCGCTCGCTCAATGTCCTTACAGGCCCCGTACAACTGGAGCAAGAAAGACAGCGAAGACTTCTTCACCCGCCACTTCTATCGGAGTCTGCTTCAACGCATGCTTGTGGATCGCAAGGTGGTTGCGAAGCCCAAGAACCCAGACAATTCAGACAATCTGTATGATGAATCCACCGAACCTGAAGATGCCGGGAACCCTCTGGTTGTAGGCTCCCTGCGGAAATCGGCTTTTGTCTCCTTCTCCGCGTATGCCAATGCTGCGGTGACGAAGCTGGGTCGCGACCCAAACTTCGGCGATAAGGTCAAGGCCGGCATGGCAGATCTGACCGAGGAAGATTTCGATCGCTATGTGAAGGATTACTGGTATGCGAAAAAGAACCTGAGCGTGGTCTGGAGCTTGATGGCTTTCAGTGCTGCTCTGGTTGAGGCCATCATTGTCGTTGACAGATGGCAGTTCCTGCGGGAACACGACTCCGTGAAGGAGTGCTGGGTTGAGCCAGTGTTTGAGTACAAGGAGAGTCCGAGAAACTTGGCTGTCATTGGAATTAAGAAGTAAGCCAAGTTTGCCTCTGGTCCTCGAATGTTGCCTACGCTTCCGGAACTCCCTGATCTACAGATTAGCTGTGGCTGTCTAGTCTGCGGGTCTCCGGGTGGTGATTGAAGTTATCCGAACGATAAACACCTACCCGATACGGATCTACTAGTTATACCCTAcctggaggagaggaaaagaaaggagaggcCCACCGGCCTGATGCGAGAAATAGACATACTATAGACATAGCTGGGATTTGCCCCTAGCTGTGATGCGACCACGAGCAAAACGCATAGACGAATAGAATATATCTGCAGAtctattatttctagattggATGGTCGGGCATAGAACGAATCAACTCAGCTGTACATATGTCGGATTCTACGGGCTCGCAGGTATCTGCAGGTGATTATGGCTTATGGCCTTCGAAGTTTCCCCCTAAAAGACCTCCTTACACCGATGTCATTCATAGACAAAGTGTGCTCAAATGATCAAAGATAACGGCTAGTATAACCATTGCCACAATCAGATATAACCCAACAACAAATATATACAAGGTGATTTATCAATCTAAATCTAATGAACAGATCATAAACTACGCCGGACcgaagaaatataaataaatcaaatCCATATCTAATCCAACCTCACATACTTAACATTCCTCCTCATAACAGTCTGTTTCTGTCGCCCATCATCAAAGAACAGCCAGCCCGAATTCCTAAACCCCCTACTCGTATACAGAGCAAGCCCAGCGTCAGTGGACACCAATGTAGCCGGGataccctcttcctcggatcGATCAATTCCCCATTGCAGGAGTCTCTTTCCCACCCCTTTTCCCTGAGCCGTTGAGCTAACGGCCAAGTTGCTCAGGTACCACGACTCGCTCGGTTGACTAGCCTTGGCTGCCTCGAGCTCATGTCCGAAATGCCTCAGTCTGGACCAGGATAAGGATCGGCGTGGTGTGTCGAAACAGAATGTGTGTATGATCTGCAGATTGAGCAGGAATCTTTTGAGACCTGGTTGGACACATGTAGCTATTAGTTTTAGAGCATAACAtgacacacatacacacacagaGATAGAGCGAAATACACACCTTTTAAAACCCCACCCCCCTGCCAACTCTTCGCAGCCTCAGAATCCCCCCTCCGTTCCCAAACAGCAAACCCTACCACTTTCCCCGGCCGTCTCTCAACGCAAATACTAGTATTATCATCTTGATCTGGATCAGGGATCGAGGCAGCAAGAATGAACTTCCCCTTGTCGAAGAACTCCTGCAGTAGAAGGTATTTCCATGCCACGACAAAATCTTCGGGATGATCGCGACCGCCAGGGTAGAACCAGTTCAAGCCTGGATCATTGCGGAAGGCATCTGCTCCGATGTGGTATAGTGGTTCTAGGTCTTGTAAGGTGGTCACGCGATGTAGGGTGAGAGGGGGGGTCATGGTTCGGTTGGCGTGGTGGGTTGGATAtactatttctataattgaataaaaataatctagattggaggttatatattcttttttcccaTCAATGCGAAATCTGCGGTTGAACTTGGTGTGTTTAATACTATAGGCCGCTGGGAAGCCAAGCCCCGAGCGCCGAGTTATGAAGCAAAGAAAGCatgaagttgttgttgtccgAACCCCGAGGACGGCTCACGATCCAGACATGTTGACGGGTCCTGAGTTGTGGAGATTGTTTCAGAATAATCCTTTCATGaaatttaaagaatttaaagaTAAGAGCTGGATGTTGTTGTACTCCGAGATTACTAGTATTGAAGCCGTATGCATCATAGGTACTACTTACCTTCCCGTTCATGTATGTAGTAATTCCTCCTTCCTACTAGGTCTTTCATAACATGTAGTATGTCTCTGTGGGTTCGATAACCTCTACTGTATATAAGAGCTGCGAACACAATGTGAGGGCCAATCATGCAATTTGCGATTCATTATATGGGGATATCTCGTGCAATAGTTACCCTTCAAATCAATATATGGTATAAAGATTTCTCTAGCGGGGTTGGACATGTTGAAATTCCACTCTATGGGGGTCCTAGGAACAAGAGTGGCTACTTGTACTCTAGGTGACGACGGATAAGTGCGATGAGAATAAATTGTGCCAAAATTTTATCATCGCCATGGAAGAAATCCAAATTCTGATATCGGTCTTGGAAAAGAACTAGGAATGTCATATTGTTATATATTAGGCTACTTACATTTGGCATTTGGATTCTCAGAAGATCTCCGTAACATATCGCTCCTTCGGCAACGGGCCCAACATATTCTGTAACACGGCCTCGGCACCCTTGGCCATGCTCGTCGAGCCGCAAACATAGATTATAGCATTCTGTGCCCAAAGAGACAAGATGGCTTGACCTTCTGTCACCAGTCGATGTTGCACATATCGACATCCTTTAGCTATGTCGAACTCCGGGGTTTTACTATATGCTCTCCGAACCTCAACCACACCCGCAGCTTCATACTCGGATAGTTCTTCATGGTAAAGGTCATCCAAGGAGCGCCCACGGCAGCCAAAGAACAGAAATGCCTTCGCGAGTGGTTTATTCTGCTGTTTCAAGACCATGCGGTCTTGTATAAAGCTAAGGAAAGGGGCCAGACCGCTACCCGCGCAGATCATTATGATAGGTGTGCGGGAAGGGTCCTTCGGAAGATGGAAAGTCTCCTTGGCTGGTCTTGGAGAGAAGTAAAAAATAGACCCTGATGTGAGCGACGCGAGGTAGTTCGATGCGACGCCCAGATGCTGTCCACTGCCGCGCCATGCTGGCTCGTTGATCACGGAGAAGGTGAGCGAGCTGTGGGATGGTTTGAAAGCGGGAGCCATGGATAAGGAATAGGTCCGGACGCGGAGAGCTGGGAGCATGGAGATAAAAGCGGCGATAGGAAGGGAGATAGAGGGGAACTGTTCGAGGAGATCCAACACTGAGACGCGTTTGTCCCGGACTATAAATTCGTATGAATCATACAGGCGGTTCAATTCTTGTTTTACTGTGTCTGATTGTGTGGCTGCGATGAGTGATTTGAGGTTCTGGGATTTTCACAATTAGCCAAGCGTTTCGAGTTGAAGGGACGTGCTTGTAT harbors:
- a CDS encoding uncharacterized protein (COG:S;~EggNog:ENOG410Q1WR), whose product is MIFRNKTIHSQAPPPPQMRKRRPILIRLLKQMLTSSPRREALPFGFVADVLFQIIINGEVNTILTLCRLNRATYETIKILEPHICGWFMRFHAMEFDPILTLNPWTGEQSPLTVHSLVRFFQRHNIAKDLSRHIVPSVWGPFCDDGNPEMNFEAELRLANRLERGLHVLFHMADIARDTERLKPSRKPLAPVVSGRLFVLGKMLDEYDELPQHRKQLMSFEEYTNHVYTVLKWGYVEADIGRRRLEFRGWLDEQTEIDFHASLRMLRELMERMLLRHGPKDWHRDAKNEYSVISWFLLKQPPRSLAKLFLSPQNDCCDLDVKATDCGVRKCHFSDPLDNYWKAWKNVPDLGCQDCDCKRRVRSWSVKPALIDARGREFNRAAERYLREMWSQRHVGLHRAFTMGVFTTVIG
- a CDS encoding uncharacterized protein (COG:S;~EggNog:ENOG410PFBR;~InterPro:IPR025714;~PFAM:PF13679;~TransMembrane:1 (o584-602i)) — translated: MIPSQPLPLAEEWTDPDAYVEALLSFANSSAIFRHLCGGVHILDFLTREPDLYTSLLPEHWRTFFDQHDIQDILDLLLRDDIRPLLDQSREAAARGGESTAQWRGAPLPPLDLLEYIHQIRRLSLGRDFTPAQPGTPTIPRKIAVGMNVKKYHEVAHFSKYVDSLCATVDEQRGDPITHIVDFGSGQSYLGRTLACAPYNRHIVAIERKHQFISGAKGMDIHAKLQEKKRVNMYNKKLVNCKTCAEPDAPAETDADRQESANVKADATEGPSDAAGGEEDMAMINVFRDISLAPGEIGFAPYRNVPKTATEEEVDPEKPRGKMDYIEHEIKDGYLEPIIKDVIETEPVEGETEAQGGSKDANVMVISLHSCGNLLHHGVRSLTLNPSVKAIAMIGCCYNLVTERLGPATYKLPILRSMHPRLTKDAVAYDPHGFPMSKRFEVYEHESGTGMKLNITARSMSLQAPYNWSKKDSEDFFTRHFYRSLLQRMLVDRKVVAKPKNPDNSDNLYDESTEPEDAGNPLVVGSLRKSAFVSFSAYANAAVTKLGRDPNFGDKVKAGMADLTEEDFDRYVKDYWYAKKNLSVVWSLMAFSAALVEAIIVVDRWQFLREHDSVKECWVEPVFEYKESPRNLAVIGIKK
- a CDS encoding GNAT family N-acetyltransferase (COG:S;~EggNog:ENOG410PXY3;~InterPro:IPR000182,IPR016181;~PFAM:PF13673,PF13508,PF00583;~go_function: GO:0008080 - N-acetyltransferase activity [Evidence IEA]), with protein sequence MTPPLTLHRVTTLQDLEPLYHIGADAFRNDPGLNWFYPGGRDHPEDFVVAWKYLLLQEFFDKGKFILAASIPDPDQDDNTSICVERRPGKVVGFAVWERRGDSEAAKSWQGGGVLKGLKRFLLNLQIIHTFCFDTPRRSLSWSRLRHFGHELEAAKASQPSESWYLSNLAVSSTAQGKGVGKRLLQWGIDRSEEEGIPATLVSTDAGLALYTSRGFRNSGWLFFDDGRQKQTVMRRNVKYVRLD